In Esox lucius isolate fEsoLuc1 chromosome 22, fEsoLuc1.pri, whole genome shotgun sequence, the genomic window TGCCGTAAGTAGAGCCTGTTTTGTTCACCTCGGATACACTGATCAGGCGGCGCACAGCTATGGAGGCTGTGGAAAGAAAGATATGTATCATTATGGAAGACAAACAAACCGCCAAATAACAAATAGTACAAATTACGTAAGTCTGGGTACAGTAGTTGATCACATAAAACATCCACGGAAAATCTATCTAAAATAGTTATTGTTATAGCCTAGGGTGTTTCCAGTTTACGTGATGTTGAAGCGTAGGTTTGCATCTGATCTACTGCTCTTTTAGCAAAAAATCGCAACCTATTGTCTCCACCAAATAAAGTAAACAGGGCAAGCCATAAATAACTGACACAGGTTTGGTGGTTTTAGCTTtgtactccagcacattggGTTTGAAATCAATTAATAAGAGCTTTATCACCCCCCTCTTATTAATAagagatttatttttcaataaactgtAAACCGTGGAGGGATCACAGTCTTTTTTTGGGTAGTCCCCTCCAATTTAGAGGAATAGGTCATATCGGTCAAAAATCCTTGGCATTTGAGGACTGCCTAAGGTCTGTAacccatagacatcaccagatggtgggtatcttccctggtgatcttctgccaggcctgtactacagccatcttcagttcctgtGTGATTCAGGGTATTTTCCCTTTAGTCTTGTTTTCAGCTATTGAaatgtttaattggattcaggttggGTGGATAGTCAACTCCTTGGTTGCTTGAGCAGTATGTTTTTGCCCATTTTCCTGCTGCAAGTTTAGGTGCCGTCCAATGTGTTGAGGCATTTTGCCGGATCTGAGCAGACTAGGTGTCTGTACACTTCATTCATTCTACTGGTGTATTTGGTACTTTTTGGCTATCTTGTTGTAAGGCATTTGCACCATGCAGTCCAGCACCTGTTGTTCAGCTGGGGATGACTTCCACAAATTGCAATTGCTGGCAGATCCATGCTTACTTCCAGGAGAGTAAGCATGGATAGAACAAACTCAAAACAACGTGCTGTGTTGTATAGAGCTATGGTTGAATGGAATTGTCTTCCAAGTCATATTGCTAAAATTCGAAATAATATgagttttaaaaaacaaataaaataattatttatgatAACTTATATTGGTAGATAGAGTATATCGTATGTGTATGTagatgtatatgtatgtatgcatatgtgagtgtgtgtgtatgtatatgtgtatatttgtatttcatgaGAATCTGTTGTTTCAGTGTATGAttgtgcattgtttttattttgttgcgtTTGTATTCGTGTTATGTGTGGACTTTCATAGCGGCCTTCAATctaattttcctcttgacaatacctgatagattctctatggggttcaatcaagcacagtaataccatgggcagcaaaccagttaccagttgttttggccctgtgggcaggtgccaagttcTGCTGGAAAAGgtaatcagcatctccataaagcttgtcagcagatggaagtaTGAAGTGCTCtgaaatctcctggtagacggcttcATTGGATTTTTGACCGATATGACCTATTCCTCTAAATTGGAGGGGACTACCCAGGAAGAGTAGCGGATGCATTTGTTGCatcagctaatggggatcctaataataataaaaaaagtgttCCTGACCAGTAGGAAAGTTCTTTGTTGCTTGTGtcttcattatggtgagcattTTTTAGCTATTGCTGAGCTAACCATTGCTTTCTCCTTCTTGATGTACTAAACAGCTAATATTGGAATGCCGAATGTGGCTTATAAGTCAGAATAATTCTATTAGCATCAGGATCAAAAGTGTCACTTGAGTTGACACTTATTGGGTCCTTGTTTCATCAGACACATCcaccaaatgcaaatgcaaagcctatgACTAGACAATGACAGCTTTCTTGTGCATGcactaatgatgcaaacaaacgCAGATGCCTAATAAGAGACAGCAGTGGAGCCAATTAAGgaaaattattgtttttctaaataGGGGACTTCGTACAAAACATGGActgcactgtatatataaaaatagaaaGCCTGTTGTCCAGGAACAGGGGCTCAAAAAAGTTTTTATGCTGTAGCTCTTTTTCCCTTGGTTAAATTAACTTCCAGAATGGTCTTGGttactgttaaaaatgtatcccTACAACTATTACCCAAATCATTTGTATCGCTAAAGCGTTATAGTTTGTGCAACATACATTTGAAAGGTAGTTCCAGATTGAGCTGACATATGCAGCATATGCTTTCTCTTGCTAATGTGGAAACACTGCTTTCATGTTGTAACGCTGAACTTGACAAAATAGATAAAAATTGCCCATAATCTATGTCCAGATGGCAAACAAAATAAGGCGCATGAAAAAAGCAGCAGTGAGGCACAATTGGGTGGGACTCGCACCAATGAAGCAGAAGATCAAGAAACCGACGATAAGGAGGGGGGAACCGCTCACGACCACCCCGCAGGCAAAGTTGAGGAGGGGGGTGAGAAGCAGGGTGGCCCAGAACAGGAAGTTAAGCAGCGTCCACAACCGACGAGGTGGCTTGATTGTGGGTCCGTGGAAACAGCCCTCCTTCTCATATTGCTCCTGCAGTTCGTCCTGCAGACCGAGAAGAGAACGTTAAGGCCAACGTTATATTAGCGGTGAGTCGTTATGTCTGGAAAGTCTATATAAATGGCAGAAGGAGAGACATCTGAATTTCAGGTACCTTCCACTGGTAGAGCTTGTGAAGCCAGGCTGCACACTCCTTCTCATCATCTGGGATTTCCTCCACAGAGTACCTCCTATAAAGGACAGGGACTGTCAGTACAGTACAACGCCACTAGAGGGCAGTGAGTCACTGTCCTACTGGTGATGCAACAAGCAGTGTGGAGATGTGCTGTGTATCAGTGCCATTAGGGCGCCTTTGCCAGCATTCCCTTTGAAGTAGTTGATTTCACCACGATTCAGTTGGACGTAAATACAACAGTTAATTTGGGAGGGATCGGCCAATTACAGTTGGAAGTCCCAACCAGCTAGGATAACTTTACCATAAGCATTAGGGCAATACCCTGAGAGGAACAGCAGCCACCTACTTGATATTCATATCCGCCTTGTACTTCTTTCCATTGACAATACCGAGCAACGTCGGGACCTGCTTGTCTCTAAAATTCAGTGTAACGTCATAAACAGCCGAAactgagaaaggagagagagggtgggtgtTAGTGCTACGTCGATAATGTGAGTGCGTGTTTCTCGTGCACCTGCGTCTCACCTGTGCCCTTGAGGCAGCTTAGCGTCGTTGTGAAGCCTTTGGTTCGGGGCAGCAGGTGATGTTTGAGTTTAGGCAAGCCTTTGCTCTCGGCAACCTCCATACTAATCTTGTGCTTCTTCGGTGTGAAACGGGTGCCTTCGCAGTACAATAGgaactgacaaaacaaaaatcgggggggtggtgggggtagaTAAGTCAACGAACACGTTGATTTGGAGCGCCAAACACTCACAGAAGCTCATGGTTTGGTTATCCCCAAGTCCCCAGGGGAAACTAGATGAAGTAGGAATGTAGACAACGGtcagctacacacacactttgacagTTTTTATCATTCAATGCTTCCAATCCTTCGCTGTTTGGGATCTGTTTTAATCCGTTAAGTACGTAAACGAACATGACCTAAGCTGCAATTGCATATATCGACGTGCTGACTGTCAGAGGGACACAGGAAAACGTGTTTTCTGTCGTTGTCCTACTTACCCACATGAACTCAGGGTAATCCTTTAGCTGGTTTAGGCCTTTGAACACGgtgtctctgtcctcctcccacTTCCTCTTACAGAAGACTATCTCCAGGAAGTACCAGGTCCAGCCAATCAGAGGCACCTTCAGCAGATCGTACTTAGCCAAGACCTTTGAACTCTAATGGCAAATAGGAAGACAACTATAGATTGTTTGCCCAATCTACCAAACAAGATAATTATTgatagaaaataaacaaaataaaggaTAAATGTAGGATAAAGATAAAACAAACTCCTTCCCTTTCTTTATTGCTCTCTgggacacaggcacacactcaCCCCAAGCACGCCATAGCGTTCACACATGGTCCATCCGCAGAGGAAGTCAATTTCGTAGTTGTGATTGAGGATGATGATGGCGTGCTCCTTGCCAAACTTGTCCACCGTGGCCTGGTCGGTGAAGAGGGTGCATTCTGTTCCTGACCACCACTCCAGCAGCATGACCAGCTCTACAGGACAGAGGCGCCGGCAGAGTATTAACATGGCAACCAGACGGTCAAAGCAAAGTAGCCACAACTAGTTTCCATTTCAATACAGTTCAATACAAATAATTGTCTGCTTTCTGTAGTGACCTGAGAATATAACTGACCCAAACCTTTGTGAACACAGCTACACGGACCCAGCCAAATCAAGTCAGTGTCAACTTTGGTGCAATTAACCAATTACATTACAGcaaaaatcaacaaaataaatatgttccACCTTAATTCTACTTAGATAACTAACATTAGAACCTGTACTGATCTATTTCATAAGTATGTTTACTAATCTGATATTATACATCCTACCACAATATCAAACTATGCAAAAACTACCCATTACtgcaaatattattaaaatatttcccCCAaagtacactaccattcaaaagtttggggtcactcaaatgtttttgttttcaaaagaaaagcacatttctttgtctattaaaataacatacaatTGATCGGAAATACAACGtcgacattgttaatgttataaatgactattgcagctggaaacggcagattttttatggaatatctacataggtgtacagaggcccattatcagcaaccatcagtcctgtccCAATggaacattgtgtttgctaatccaagttcatcacttggctaattgatcattagaaaaccattttgttagcacagctgaaaactgcgctgattaaagaagcaataaaactggccttctttagactagttcagtatctggagcttcagcaattgtgggtttgattacaggctcaaaataaacagaaacaaagaactttcagTGTAAAACTCatcagtttattcttgttctgagaaattaagtcTGTTCCATGTAGGAAGGCTATCATTCCATTTTGCAACAACATTGGTacccaaaacttttgaatggtagtgtactgTCAAGACAAGACAGAATGTGTTTGGCTGCATGGTGCTTTAAATACATTCCTCTAGAATTAacttaaaaatttaaaaattaCCCAAAAATATAACGTATAAGCATTTTATAAATGagaatttgaaatgaacattaagaaaatacaaaataaaattgtctAAATGGGCAAACTAGGCTACTTAGTCTTTAGAATGATAGATGATTAACATGCATATTGGTCTTCTTTTTAAGATGCAAACTGAGTTTGTGAGAATCACCCTTGTGTCAAGCTTTAAATCTATTTGAGAATGATACCAAACAAGCTACGGCCTTCCCAAAGAAAATAAGTGCCCTTTATGTGTAGCCAATATGGTGGCTCCAATGTGTTACCAAATACTAACAGTGCATCCACACGTCCATCCCAAATATTCTCATGATAATTAACCATAGGATCTCTTCCCAGTATTAGCTGATAGTTCAAGGAGTGCCAACAGCTCTTTAGATCAGGAGGTGATTACCAGAAAGATGACCGGAACACTAATCGTTAGGGGTCTATTCTAATTAACAACAGCAATTGGAACAACATTTGAAGAATACGAAGGTACAGTTTTTGATTCATATTCGCAGCTGGAAGTTATCAGGCAAACAAAGCTAGGTGATGGGTGGCACACATGTGCACAGTGCCTCGGAATGCCGTTCATGTATCTGAATGGAAGGACGAGGCACAcattcacccccccccaacccccagcaaaagaaaaacaacacaaataccCATCCCACCAGCTAATCTACAAACAGACTCATACCTAGCATGCCAACCGAGCCACACACCAAGAAAAGCAGCAAAGACTATGACAGACAAGACTCACGGCTCCACAGGGAGTACGAGAGGCGGGTGTTGATCTTCCTGTAGAGCTGCCTGTTTAAGGGCCACAGGACGCAGGTGCACAGCTGAATGAAGTTGATGATGAGGCCACTGACCACAAAGACGAAGCCTGCGAGCAGCTGCAGTATGAACAGGCTCTTGACATACGCTATCAGCCCCATGGCTAAGGCTGTccggggagggggagggggagggggggggcggggctACCCACGCACTACAGCTGACCTGGGGGAGAACACaaacaatgtatttcaatggttaattctgtggagaaaaaaaacaccagagGGTTGAAAGAGGAGTTTCCCCAGACCAAGTGACATATCACTTTCCATCTCTGTGTTTGCCAGGGAAGATACGCAAAGCTATCAGTAGCTAGCAGGAACACTGAGCCGACAAGAAACAATACCCTTTAAAACTGGTTTTAAAGCTCTGAGCCTCATTGGCTACGATGAGAACACAGTTTGACAAGATCGGACAGAATGTTAAGTGAAAACTCCTCGGTCTTATGAGGTAATAGTGCAACTTACCACAGTGGGTTCGGTTCCCTTTACAAGCCCCGTTTGCAAGGCCCGTCAGCCAATATCCAAGacctgagagaaagacaggaaaagtATTACAAACTATTCATAATCCGGTGTGGATTTCAGGAATCTCTAAACATATTAGGAATCTCTTTCTCAGTCTAGAAACTGACTTGCACTAAACGACTGCAAGCGTAGAACCTAATTTGAAAAAGAATAAGAAATGACCTTGAAAGAGACCATTTTTTGGAGTTCAGTGCACAGGCCTACCTATGTCAGTCAAAACCTTCTCCTACTTATTTGTagaatgtttttaatacagAAATTGAGGCAAAAACAACAGCTTGCAtacaaagaaaagcaaattcCCTTTCATCCCCATTCCATGGCATATAAACCCACTCACATTCTGCCATACACTCCACATacccgcgcacacacataccctTTCACATACTTGGAATAAGGCCATCAGCTCGTTCACTCAGTCTCACAATCCTTTACACAGTTGCgcgcatgcacatgcacacaagcgcacacaacAGGGGTAACCAACTCTTGCCTGATGACTCCCATTCAGCCGttaaagacaaacattttagtCTTTTAGCAAGTGCTCTAATCCAGAGAAATGTACAATTAAACCAAGTTACAGAGTAAAATCTTATAAAGTATACAAAACAAGTCtctaacaaattacaaaataaaaacccaatgacatattttcaaattatCGATTTACCCAAATTGTGTTTCAGCTTACAAAATCGCAGATTTCTGGGAAAAGATTGTTTCAGGAATCTAGAAATCGTCATAGAGTTACACAGATCAAAAATCCTTGCAGAAAAGAAACTAATGTCCAGAGGCATGCAGTAGTATCGTAGGAGAAAACTCTTATTTgattaaatgaaagaaaactgaAAACGTGTCTGAAAACGTGTATGTTTGCACATTTGCACATTCATTCTTCCAAAACAGTACACTCATCATTCTAAACTAAAGTTCTAAAGTGAAAACAATCTAACCTAGACTTATTAAAGTTACTGGGCTGGGATAGCTAACAAAATTGTCAATGTCTTTGACCAATTAGCTTCAACCACCAAGTATTAAAAGAACGTTTGACTATGGATAGTCTATCTAgggcaggggtgggcaatatttttcactggggggccacactgaaaatgtcagagagcatcgtgggtcagattacttttttaaccaacatgcctataaaacacaaaacatagctaactctgttaacttgcatattatatttatgcatatttattttccatgctaCAGCGTTTTCAtaattaacaatgttttttttcattattattttctgttaacaactgttattatggcaggcaaaggcctgcCATAATTGAGTAATAACCTCtatttttagggttattactcaacagaaatcttGCAACaaatatttgccttaaaacttaacttttaactcaacagagtaagctacattacataaggtatagtgtataacagttatataggtataatagttattagggcagacataagtctatgaaatcacttctgaagattttcactcaaagcaaatgttggtataattgccgtcatctaacttcatacagtatattttttgtactacgtgcttttaatgacagcgattccagcagcccagacccaagaaatcaacttttagggctactcactcaatatgaacaggagagcctcgtatgggcgttgacaagtgaggtgaagtcaggagtaatttctgttgaagcagtgtgcggtactgttgaagcagtgtgcggtactgttgatgcagtgtgcggtactgttgatgcagtgtgcggtactgttgaagcagtgtgcggtactgttgaagcagtgtgcggtactgctgcaagatattcatcagtgaggctgcatctgcgcttggacttgtattgtagcatcgggtgacagtttttgtatttcgctgcatgcttgctctggaagtgcttCTGCatattgtactctttaaaaattgtgacgttagcttaacatattaagcaagttgctttacctgcgacatctgcaaataaatattttcctttgatttgaaaataaataaatcatcatcatcatcttcttccgcttatctggggccgggtcgcgggggcagcagtctaagcagggatgcccagacttccctctccccagacacttcctccagctcttccagggggacactgaggcgttcccaggccagccgggagacatagtccgtccagcgtgtcctaggtcttccccggggtctcctcccggtgggacgggaccggaacaccttcccaggaaggcgttccggaggcatccgaaacagatgcccaagccacctcagctgacccctctctatgtggaggagcagcggctctactctgagctcctcccgggtgaccgagcttctcaccctaagtgattgcccagccaccctgcgtagaaagctcatttcggccgcctgtatccgggatcttgtcctttcggtcatgacccaaagctcatgaccataggtgagagtaggaacgtagattgaccggtaaatcgagagcttcgccttgcggctcagctctttcttcaccacgacagaccaatacatcgaccgcattactgcagaagctgcaccgatccgtctgtcaatctcccgttccatccttccctcacttgtgaacaggacccctagatacttaaactcctccacttgaggcaggcactctccaccaacctgaagtgggcaagccacccttttccgactgaggaccatagcctcggatttggaggtactgattttcatccccaccgcttcacactcggctgcaaaccgtccaagtgcatgctgaaggtcctggcttgaaggggccaacacgacaacatcatccgcaaagagcagagacgaaataaataaatatgtaacagtaaataaagtaacgtaatctgcagacatcgtcaggtattttttattttgtattattttaaaagttttggatgtattgCGGGCcagatagaatgactcaacgggccggatccggcctgggggccttatcttgcccaggtctgatcTAGGGGGTAGTAAGGAATACTAAGGAATGTACATGTTAAAAAGTAATGGCCTAATGAATACTAGGAAATTAGTATAGTAGGCGAAGTAACCAATCACAGCCCTTCCCCAGTGGATCCTGCAAATCGTCCTGAATGCAACATCcatcttcacattcactatGGTGGTAGCTTACAAATAGGCTAACCCTTTGAAAGTAGCACGTTTCTACATCATACTTCCAGATCCTATCCCATAATCTCCTTACTAGCtgcaatattatataatatttttcacaaaaagtAGTTTATTCAGATGTGCCCTCTTTGCAAACTCTAgactacatacacacagacacagtagaCCTACACCACAGCCTCCCACACATTACTGCATTGACCTCCATTACGGACTAAGTAGTACAGTATCCATTATGCTAGACAAACATTTCCCCTGCTGTCCAATCTCAAAAATGAAAT contains:
- the agpat3 gene encoding 1-acyl-sn-glycerol-3-phosphate acyltransferase gamma → MGLIAYVKSLFILQLLAGFVFVVSGLIINFIQLCTCVLWPLNRQLYRKINTRLSYSLWSQLVMLLEWWSGTECTLFTDQATVDKFGKEHAIIILNHNYEIDFLCGWTMCERYGVLGSSKVLAKYDLLKVPLIGWTWYFLEIVFCKRKWEEDRDTVFKGLNQLKDYPEFMWFLLYCEGTRFTPKKHKISMEVAESKGLPKLKHHLLPRTKGFTTTLSCLKGTVSAVYDVTLNFRDKQVPTLLGIVNGKKYKADMNIKRYSVEEIPDDEKECAAWLHKLYQWKDELQEQYEKEGCFHGPTIKPPRRLWTLLNFLFWATLLLTPLLNFACGVVVSGSPLLIVGFLIFCFIASIAVRRLISVSEVNKTGSTYGNMEGKKEN